Below is a window of Xiphophorus couchianus chromosome 1, X_couchianus-1.0, whole genome shotgun sequence DNA.
AGGAGGCATACAGAGAAGCACGCATCCGAGCGCCTCCACAAAGCGCTATTGACGACGACGCCTTCTGCTGTGTGTGCTTGGATGATGAATGCCTCAATAGCAACGTCATCCTGTTCTGTGACTCTTGCAACTTGGCTGTGCACCAGGAGTGTTACGGCGTTCCCTACGTCCCTGAAGGGCAGTGGCTCTGCCGCTGCTGCCTTCAGTCTCCTCACAAACCTGTCGACTGCGTCTTGTGTCCTAACCGGGGAGGGGCTTTCAAACAAACAAGCGAGGGTCGTTGGGCGCACGTTGTGTGTGCTATATGGATTCCCGAAGTGTGCTTTGCCAACACTGTGTTTCTAGAACCGGTGGAAGGGGTTGGTAACATTCCTCCAGCTCGCTGGAAGTTAACTTGCTACCTTTGCAAGCAGAAAGGCCGCGGCGCGTGTATTCAGTGCCACAAGGCCAACTGTTACACTGCGTTTCACGTCACATGTGCTCAGCGGGCCGGTCTGTTCATGAAGATCGATCCTGTCAGGGAAACGGGCATCAATGGCACAACGTTCTCAGTAAAGAAGACGGCGTTTTGCGAGACGCACTCGCCCCTGGGACAGGAGTCAGAGTCCGACGAGGAGAGTGAGGGGCGAATCGTGGGCAGCAGGAGAAGGGCGAGCAGAGGACGCATCGCTTACACAGATGGTCCTACTTTACCTAAAAAAGGCAGGAAGTGTGAAGATGAGCCAGCAGATAAgaagaaagggaagaaaaatacagagTGTACAACCCAAACCACAGGTTCTCCACAGCTTGTGCTGCAGATACCCACAAGCAGGTTTGCTTTTCTTGATCATGTccagtattgttttttttgttttgtattccaTTTTCAGAATCCATTTAGTAAGATGCTTATTTCTCATCTGTTACAGGTTGAATATAATTTCCAAAGGAATTCTCATGCAAAGGAAAAACCAGTTTATGCACAGACTGCATAGCTACTGGTTGCTAAAACGTCAGTCAAGAAACGGTGTGGCACTGGTTCGGCAGTTGCACTCTAACATCCAATCACAAAAGAGTACAGAacaggtatttttttcttttttaattattgaaacaacaacaaaaaccatgaCTTACTGTTTATGAGATGTACCTTTATAAGCTGTAATATGGGATGTTTTGTTCAGCCTGAAGTGGACGAGAAGATTTCTGCAGCAAGAGAAGCTCTGAGATACTGGCAGAAACTCCGGCATGATCTTGAAAAAGCCAGATTGCTGGTGGAGCTCATACGCAAAAGAGAGAAGCTCAAACGGGAACAGGTAACAGTGGACTAGTCTTTATGCTAACATTGTCATCCTATCATATGTAAATGTAAAGATATAGAAGCTGAAACTAACTGGACTTGAGGCCTTGATCTGGTGCAGTTTAGCTGCTTCTTCATCACATTGTTGTAGACGGACACGCAGGAGATTAAACCAAATCAGAGTTCATGAAATAAGTTAAGTCACTGGTTGGCAAAGCTTTAAATGTAAGCCTTgccaattaaatgttttgaaattgtacaaaaagttgggtttttttaaataaaggtttaaaaacaaaacatagtcTTATGTAATTTGATGTCCTTGTAATAATAATTTACCTCCGGTCTCTTATCCTATGGAATTTTTGCTAATTGTGTCACTTTTAAACATTCCTTGGAAATTTAAGACTGCTAAATGTAGACTGTGACAAATTCAGTAAATCTCTTCTTATTAAAACCTGACAAGTCTGTATTCTTCAActgcaggtcaaagttcaccaaTCAACTTTAGAGATGCAGCTCACGCCAATGTTGATGCTGCTGCGTGCCACCCTGGACCATCTTCAGGAGAAGGACACTGCTCACATTTTTGCCCAGCCAGTTAACTTGAAGGAGGTAAGGCTTCTTAGTATTGTAGTGTAAACTCTAGGAGAACTTGTAGCAGGTTTCATTGAATGTTTTTTAGTTCCCagataaatacaattttatagAATACTTATGGAAGTTAGCTTTAAAACTTAGAAAGCTGCAAAGACCATACCTGACTGAAACTCAAAGTAAACACCATACGCGTATATGTCTATGGTAAAGATGGGATGTCATGATTTAATGGGACAtccagaagaaaagaaagaaagaaagttgtgACACTTGATGATAATATTGAACATAAGAAAATTTACAtagataaaattatttactcCACACTCCTCCTAAATTGAATTTTCTATCTTATTCCACTGTAAAGCCATCTTAACTTGTGGATACATTGTACATTTTAATCTAAGTGTGTTCAACACTTTTGAAGGgaaaacatttgttccattttcaggtTCCAGACTACCTGGAGTTTATCACTTATCCAATGGACTTCTCCACTATGCGCTCCAAGCTTGAGAGTCATGCTTACCGTTCTGTGGCTGACCTGGAGGCTGACTTTAATCTGATGGTGTCAAACTGCCTCCTGTATAACACCAAAGACACAGTCTTCTACAAAGCAGCGCTGCGTCTGCGTGACTTAGGGGGTGCTGTATTGCGCCATGCCCAAAGACAAGCCACAAACGCCGGCCTTGACCTGGACACGGGGATGCACCTCCCTGAGTCACCCCAGAAAAGAGACTTCTACAGCTGTACCTGGGAGGACGGTAAGGTCTTGCAGCATTATGGGAACTTCTTCTTGTGGGAAACACTTCCTTAAGACCTCCATTCCTATTTGAACTTGTCGATGTGCTCAGTTGACAGTGTTCTGGATCCAGATAACCGACTCCACATGACGATGGAAGAGCAGCTGAAGGAGCTTCTGGAGAAACTAGACTTTGTCACATCCATGCGGTGCAGCGGCGCCCGGGCCAAACGCATCCGCCATCTTCGACGCGAGATCAACAAGCTCCAGCTCAGACAGGGTCAACCCATGAGCCACGGCATCCACAACGGGCATCTTAAAGAAGAGGGCGAAGACGAAGATGATGACGACGACGACGAATACAACAATAACAATGCCAATTGCCTGTCCTCCTCAGACAAAGGTAAGAGGAGAGGGCAATGAAATGCACTAGATTAACATGAGAATTAAATTTGCAGTGCATGAATCTTTTGAAAGACTAATTTGTTTCATTGAGATCAGTTGTGAAACTTGAGCTAATGGAACATTGTCCTCAGGTAATTGAGCCAGGGTTCCCCTAACGCACCAACCCCAACCACCCCACTGTCTCCAGTCTAGTAAGTAGGGGCCCAGAAAGTCTCGTTGGCCATGGCTGCCTCACAACTCCTCTCTTCTAGTGCACGCTGTGTTTGCACCTCCTTTATGCATCACTCTCATGGATTCACCACACCTTGGGCCACTTTCAGTCATGCCATGTCATCTCACTTCTGATTACAGACAGGTCCGGTCAGACACTCAAAGACAACATCAAAACACACTTTTAGCAGTAAAATTAGGAATGCACTGATGAGAGGTTTATTGACCAGCATTGCTGGATTTCTCTCTAAAAACTACCGAGTAAGAAGATGGACAATTATCATGTAAAATATTAGTTCTAGCTTTCCTGCCCCAAGCAATTTTTTATAAGAGTAGAGGCAACGTCACACTGTGTGCAAAAACAGTTGCTGTTGAGGTTgtaataataaaaccaaaaaaaacaaaaacagaatttaccTTTTAAGCTAAAGAAATATGAGTGATTAGCACAGCTTGCATGGCAAAAATGGgattgtgtttatatttcacaaaTGGCTACTAATATTTCCAAATTGTACATGTTCATGACATGTTGGAAGCTCAAAAGGATAAAACGAAGCAACTTAGTTTACTGTATTCTGTTAGCCTTTCTGTCTTCCTCTTTCTCCGGCAGTCTAGAGCGTCCagatgttaatttatttacaaaagttttctgtttaagactttgttttctctgtcttcattttaaaaaacatctagctgcatttccattgatcATAAAATTTTGCAGATTGGAATTacagaataaatttgaaaataactcGAGTGtattgataaaaagtttctGCGCAGgaatgaggtggtttttcagccacatTAAAAATAgtgaattttgcaaaattgcaattgaaacacttttttcgcaaCTCGCCAGTTTGTGTACAGCAACAACTCACTTATTAATAGACACTGATCTCCATGGCCTATGTGCATCCAACCAGAAATCTCACAGCATGGCAATGTTCATCAAAAGTTGAGCTTGTCATTTGAAAGTGCCGAATCTATAGTTCTTATGTGAAATCGCAGCCCAAAATGGCAATATCACTAAAACGCCCCATGTATACATAACCATCGTGAAGTATAAGGAACTTGAGGCTCCAAGGCCTGAATAAGACGCCAACATCTCCTCTGATGACTGACAGATGAGCGCTAGCGCCGtggctgaaatatgaatattgcCCATGCAACTGTTTACATTCATTCCCACCTGACTTTTAATCACCTGAACAAGTAGATTCACATGTGATAGTAATTGCAtcacaattgcgaaattgtgttttttcgacattagtaGAATATCAACAAATTTATAAtcgaaacgcaattaaaatatCCTGAGTCTTCTTCCCTCAGTAACAACCTCCACACCTGGTAGCTTCTAGATTTTGTTCCACCATCAGATCGATCTCAATTCCTGGCCCTTCAAGCGGAAGGTCGTCTGATTCTGGTCACCCTTTGGTTTCACGGTGCATCTCTATGTAAAATGTTGCCATGTTGCTGGTGTACAGTTGTGAGAGCGATTTTCTTTAGTCACTTGTCTTGATGAAGTCCTCCATTTTGAATATCTTAACTCTTTTCGGGCTGTGGTTAATGTGTAAGAATGAAATGTAACCATTGGGAAAAAGACGCCATTTTCGTGTGTGTGAAAACTACCACATCATACTACGTACAGCATAACCAATCATTTGGGAAGAATTGTGTTCAAAttatctttacatattttttttcttcttctagaGGACCTCAAATCCACTTCTCCCCCAAGACTGGAACCTAGAGGCCCGTCTCCTCCTCCCCGACAAGGAGAACCTCCTCTGGAGCCTCCCACACTGCGGCCCATGACAGGGGAGGTCCAGTCCCACTCCTGGTTCTGCAAACGCCTTAAAATAGACAGCAACCACTTGAACAGCGCCTCAGAAAACATTAATTGCACTAAAGCACGAGGAGAATGTTGCGTGACACCTCCTCCCACTTTGCACTATGAGGGGCAGGTTGTAGCTAACGCCCTGCCGCCGCTCTCCGTCTCTCCGCGGCCCGCCACCGAGGGAGTCGGACGGCGGACCTCTGTCTTGTTCAAGAAAGCAAAGAACGGAGCGAAGCTTTGCAGGGAAAAAGAGAACCCCGTGTTTAATGGGAAGGGGCTGCAGGACGAGAATACGAGCAGCAACCCCACCGGCCCTAGTTCAACAACCAGCTCCCCATCCTGCACACCAGCGTCCAGAACCCCACAGAAAAGCCCTGGACCTCCCACTCTTCACGAGGTGTGGACCCCTGGTCGAGAAGCGTCGTCAGATACAGAATTGGAGAGGACGGTGAATTATTCTCTGGAAAGCGGTTAGAAAGCTTTACATACTAGTGTTAAACACTTGAATGTCTTCTTTTAAAGATGGGCGGTCTCCTGGTCTTTAACAATTTACTACGACTAGCAGAGACTCTTATTTAGCTCTGAAGAGTTGTGGAAAATTCCAATTTTAGATGCATTACAAATAATTGCAAGGATTAATTTGGTCTGGTGTTGTACACAAATAAAGTTCAGTCAGTTTACAATTTACTTGTTTTGAAAGGGTTACCGTGGTAACTGCAGCCCAGAAAGTAAAGCTGTTGGTTGAAACACTGACTGATGAAACTTTTTCAAGAAGGTCTTTCCTCAATGACCTATATTATTACCACgtgataaattatttatatattgttCTCATTTGACGTCACACTTCCAGAAACTTTGTAGCctacagccatcttggtaggtgTCTGTAACTGACATGATGGCACCTATGACAACAATGAACAAGCTCCACGCTTTAGCTCCTTCTGCATTCCTTGTAATTTATAAACAGTATAAGTACATTACAACTATCACAATTTTTGAGTACTATACTTTGTCTTTGCTGGTCTCGAAGCCATGACTTATCTATGCTTTGTGCTGCTCTTGTTAAGCAAGATGGCTGTTCGGTGGCACAGATTACTTCCAGTTCAGTTCAGACAAAGGACAAATAACATAATTTCTTCCTAGTTTGGTCTCAATTAGAGGGAAAATGAAGATGTAGCTTCATCTATCAAGACGGGGGATAAACTTAGccatcagaaattaaaatgcagtgAGGTGAACGTGATGCAGTGTGAGGTACAGAGACGctgatctaaaaataaaacctcttgACAGCAGCGGGAGATGTGTTGGGCGAAGATAGGTGATCTGCGCTGGCTGCcagttgtaaattattttattagccTAATTTTAAATGGCTTAAACAGTTAGAATAATGGGTTTCTGCCTGCGTTCTGAAGGCTACATGTGCAGTAAGGGTGGCTGTTGATGCAACGTGACGTCCACCGATGATCCCTCTATTGATAATACATCTCATAGAATATTCAGTGTGTAGAATATCCACGGAACTCCGacccagaaccgcacagcattctgggagacgTAGGCAGAGCAAAGACATTAGTGGCTCAACCCTTCTCAAGGAGCTTAGCAAGATTTGTgacatcaactaactcactcattggttacctagcaacaagctGTTGAGGAACTTGTGCAgaagcagtttcaggtttttccACCGTgtctcataaaataaaaaaataacagcgtGGAGTGAAAAGTgggtaaaagagaaatattagggaaaaaaacaaagtaataattatcaatatcaacaAATCTCAATATCATCTGAAATGAAACGCTcatattgtgatacatttttcagtcatattgtCCAACCTATAATGTATCATAAGAGTCAGTAGGCCTAAACAAGAATCAGATtctaaatgtgtgaaaatatggtgtaaaataacattttcagaaagcTATATAgaattaaattacaataaatgtgAAGTTTGAGCCTACTTGTGACCTTTTATCTCCATAAAGTATAAGAAATACTCATACTCATACTAGAGGTGGACACATATTGttcatcattttttatttatcgtGAAAAATTTCTTGtaagaattttgattaattgttgCTGCGAATGTCAGTTAATGCAAAAAACCAGACGAATTTGttaattttactattttctcccgCTACTCTCACGAGAAACaggtaaatttgaaaatacgAGCAAATGAAATGCGGTCTCTATTTGCAGTTTAGccttattatattatatcaagAAGGAATGTTTTGGGGCATTCGATTCTATTTATTATCTCAATTTTGAATTGGTGTCTTCAGGatgtaaatttgatttaaattgttttagctCAAATGTGAAGCTTTTATAGCAGTAATAAGACGAGACTGAGGATAACCGATGcgttgtttgttttcaggacTGACCAATAGGTTTGAAAGGCACAAAGACAGCAACTCCGACGCAGAGTCACGATCCTGTCCCGTCCTTCACAAAGAAATGTAAGATGAAGGTGATTATCTCCTTTGTCGGGTTTTGGCGATGTCTGATCAGTCGATGACAGTCCAGCATGTTTGATCCTACAGAAAATCGCCACCCAAACGAAGCCTCGGAAAGCCTTCTCTCTCCAACGTTCCTCTTCTTGACATAGTCAACGGAGATTCGGATTACACCGGTACTTGACATTGTGCCATAATAACGCATGTTCTTTTCTTGATCTGCGTTAAACACAGAATTTGTCGCTTCGCAGGCAACGGGAGTCAGTCGTCAGAGGACGAGACGGAGCTGGAGCCGTTGGAGCTGGTGTGGGCGAAGTGCAGAGGATATCCCTCCTATCCCGCTCTGGTGAGCTGTTTATATTCATGATCATCTCGTTTGAGCTGTCAAAAGACTTTTTGGCTCAACGTTCCCCGTTGCTCTGTTTGGTTCAGATCATCGACCCAGAGATGCCAGAGGAAGGCCTGCTGCTGAACGGGATTCCTATCCCCGTCCCACCCAAGGACGTCCTCAGGCTGGGAGAGCAGAGACAAGAGGAGACAAACGACAGACTCTACCTGGTGCTTTTCTTTGATAATAAGCGGACGTGGTGAGTGTCACAGATATTAAACGGAGGTTATGAAGTTGCGAACCAGCTGTTTTGGCTAAAGGGTAAAGACATTTTAGCGTCTGGCTGAAAAGGGACAACTTGTCTTGATTGTTCTGTTGAGACCACAAGCTTAGCTcaacacaaaggaaaaatgATGAGGCGGAAGGAAAGTGAGTCGAAACCTTTTTAGATCTGAAAACCGTTTGTATGCAAACGGCATCACGAACATAGAACACGGGTCAGAAATAAAGCTGTGGGAAAGTTTAATGCAGGGTTTCCAGGCTTCCAGCACTTCAGGGAGTATGTGTGTCAGTCAGTCGTCCCAACATGAGGGTATGGCACAACCGCAAAGCTACAGCCATCAGATAAGACCTGAGGTCTACTCGCCAAACGTTGTTTGGAAAACCTTTCACTGATGGCCTTTCACTTTCTTTAGAAGTGACAAGGAAGCTTTTTGGAAGATGGATGTAACTAAACGTAGAGCAAAACCccgatggaaagaaaaaaaaataaaaaattgctcACAACGCCCCCATACACATCCAGCTCTGTGGAGTGCATTAGGTCAAATCAGAATGGCCTAGTCCAAATCTAAACCCTATTTGGAGTCTGTGACTTGAACGATTGATGTTAACAGATTCAGTCTCTAAGACAGTGTTTCTCAACCTGTTTTGGGCCAGGACCCCCCTGTCCCTTATCCAGGTCCCTTACTGCCCCCCCATCAAAGAAGATCAAAGGAGATATAGGCTACTTGCACTgcatattattttatcattaataTTACTGTCATTATTGTTATTGAGGTCTCTGTATTTATCATCGAAACTCATTCACAGACAAACACAttactgaatttatttagtttgtcaGAGAATAAGAAAGCCACACTATATTGACAAAAGTATTCGCTCCCCTGCCTTGACTCACATATgagtgttttgtttatgttggtttatcacataaaatccaactgGAACAAATTTAAGCACTAGAATCAAATTGACATGCATGTAATTGACCTTGAATCAGTCTACACTGATTGGGTTGAATTATACTAGCAGACTATTTCTCTATAGATGGATATTTTTCTAAAGTCTGTAAGAAAGATGTTGTCCTTTagtaaaatatacataaaaaccACATGTATTTTGACCAAATAAAGGTGAAGTTACCTTTGTTTTGATGATTGCTCCTTTTTAAAACGTCTTCACGGACCAAACTCTTGTCTCCGGTGTTTCAGGCAGTGGCTCCCCCGCGACAAATTGACGCACCTGGGCGCAGACGACACGGCGGACAAGCTGCGCATAATGGAGGGCCGCAAGTCCAGCATCCGCAAGTCCGTCCAGGTGGCGTACGACCGTGCCATGATCCACCAGAGCCGAGTCAGCTACAGCCACTGCTTCGTCACCTCCAACTACCTGTAGACGCCGCTGAGCAGCTGTCGGGTCCCAGACCGAATCACAGGTTTCCGACAGAACCTGTTTTGTGTCATTAGGGAGACGATGTGTAAATGAAGTTACATTAAGCCTCACGTTGCTGCAGTAAGTGTTAATTCCCCCCATTCAGGGGCGTTCAGAGGTGTGTGCTCAACTCCAGCCGGATATCACGAATCAAATGTAAAAGAGCCTGAGGTTCTGCTAATCCTGCTGCTGAGGGATCAAGCCATTAGGAAAGAGATTTAAAATGAGCTGCCGGAGACCGACGAACACATCACTGCCTTCTTTTATACAATAGATTTTCtatgttttacactttttacaAAAGACTCATGTATATTTTACTGCTAGTAGTTGTTGTACATACGACTTTGCGTTATCAAGCTCGttctaattaaatttttaaaaatgcgtACTTCAATCAGCCTTTTAAAGGGCGAGGCGAGACTCGACATGACATAATTCCTGCAGAGTATGGAGATATTTGTCTTTACTGTAAATTAACtatagtttgtgtgttttgcattgtTGTGTAATCTTGGCATTCGACAAAATGAGCCGATGCTCTTTATATTTGAAATCTCTTTTGATAcagagaaataatttatttatggaAGACAAACTATAGAAATAAAGTTATATTGATTAAATTGCGAGTTCttatttaagagaaaaatgGAGTGAggttttttaattgaaaagcagacagcattttaactgatttttgctgatttttttaattattttttttactcgaTACCAAGCACAAGCTTTTAATATTGACCCACTCAATGATTCTATTTATTTCCCAGAGCCCAATTCCATCCAATGAAACGTTCACCCCGATAAGCTTATCGCTACTGTTTATATTTTACCAGCTCAGCAAAATTCTTTAACCAGTTTccacattttggaaaatattctattaaaaaaatgtttatgtatcTGGAGTCCTGTGGATTTTTTGTTAGTCATCTGTCACACTGTTTTATATCTCAGTGACATAGGCTAACAGTTGTGgtataactatatatatataaaaaaactatCCATTTTATGTTATCAAATTCAAAAGAAACGCAGATATTCGCATAAGGTTTGAGATTACATACTGTTCCACTTATTTGTTGCAACTTTCAGCTGCAATCAGACAATTGTTTtaatagggaaaaaaacattcatctgtGTGATGTAGCTTTGGCTGAGAAATTTGGGCAGTTGACAAAACCACAAACCCCATAATGGTTGGAAATAGTAAGCCCTGTGTatactgggttttttttcccacaagcCTCCGAAAGAATTCAGATTCAGCTGGTGGATTTTTGTAAGTTTAGGCATTTAAATGTTATTGTCACACCCTCTCCTGTTACTTCAGGGTGTCCACACATCCTTTAAAAGTCTCAAAGTATCTAaatttaaggccttaaaatgtcttaaattcattttttaaaagaaagtaagttggccttaaGCATGCCAATGTCAGGTCTTAAGATGGCTgaacttttatatatatgttgttttctgtcaggCTTGATTTTCTTCAATGCCTTTTGTGACTCGAGGTAGTTAAGACTACCAGTAGTTGCTGATATACCTCTGCTCTCGCTAGCTAGCtctttttgtgtctgtgtttgtttttgccactggTTCACGTCTGTCACCAGCAGATGAATGGATTCTGTGCAAGTAAAACTTTTTATCTTGACACTATGGGAGGGAGCCATATGCAGTGTGAAAAGCACACAGCAACTCATGCTAGGCTTGATTGTAATAAAGGAGGATCTGCTAACCATCCTTTATCTACATCCTCCAACTGAGCAAtattgcac
It encodes the following:
- the brpf3b gene encoding bromodomain and PHD finger-containing protein 3; protein product: MRKPRRTCQVGGGGRVNGKKSNGTVGGRGGTRQRSPSPYSLKASPSRETLSYSQSQKVVEVELDGRLHRISVLEPLEVITDDETVAQDISECNSNKENSERSVSPTSSAQTPRKVSTLRGRRKDSRMTSGRSTQPSKNQCHNSQPHTPEKSSTSNSTHITLPEPKFRVVESFTPVEAPPLPAAYYRYIECSPEDQERKAEYDMDEEDSAWLEMVNATRLSEGLSAISPDNFELLVDRLEEEAYREARIRAPPQSAIDDDAFCCVCLDDECLNSNVILFCDSCNLAVHQECYGVPYVPEGQWLCRCCLQSPHKPVDCVLCPNRGGAFKQTSEGRWAHVVCAIWIPEVCFANTVFLEPVEGVGNIPPARWKLTCYLCKQKGRGACIQCHKANCYTAFHVTCAQRAGLFMKIDPVRETGINGTTFSVKKTAFCETHSPLGQESESDEESEGRIVGSRRRASRGRIAYTDGPTLPKKGRKCEDEPADKKKGKKNTECTTQTTGSPQLVLQIPTSRLNIISKGILMQRKNQFMHRLHSYWLLKRQSRNGVALVRQLHSNIQSQKSTEQPEVDEKISAAREALRYWQKLRHDLEKARLLVELIRKREKLKREQVKVHQSTLEMQLTPMLMLLRATLDHLQEKDTAHIFAQPVNLKEVPDYLEFITYPMDFSTMRSKLESHAYRSVADLEADFNLMVSNCLLYNTKDTVFYKAALRLRDLGGAVLRHAQRQATNAGLDLDTGMHLPESPQKRDFYSCTWEDVDSVLDPDNRLHMTMEEQLKELLEKLDFVTSMRCSGARAKRIRHLRREINKLQLRQGQPMSHGIHNGHLKEEGEDEDDDDDDEYNNNNANCLSSSDKEDLKSTSPPRLEPRGPSPPPRQGEPPLEPPTLRPMTGEVQSHSWFCKRLKIDSNHLNSASENINCTKARGECCVTPPPTLHYEGQVVANALPPLSVSPRPATEGVGRRTSVLFKKAKNGAKLCREKENPVFNGKGLQDENTSSNPTGPSSTTSSPSCTPASRTPQKSPGPPTLHEVWTPGREASSDTELERTVNYSLESGLTNRFERHKDSNSDAESRSCPVLHKEIKSPPKRSLGKPSLSNVPLLDIVNGDSDYTGNGSQSSEDETELEPLELVWAKCRGYPSYPALIIDPEMPEEGLLLNGIPIPVPPKDVLRLGEQRQEETNDRLYLVLFFDNKRTWQWLPRDKLTHLGADDTADKLRIMEGRKSSIRKSVQVAYDRAMIHQSRVSYSHCFVTSNYL